One window of Saccharomyces kudriavzevii IFO 1802 strain IFO1802 genome assembly, chromosome: 10 genomic DNA carries:
- the PRY3 gene encoding Pry3p (similar to Saccharomyces cerevisiae PRY3 (YJL078C); ancestral locus Anc_1.292), with the protein MLKFPISVLLGCLMAAKAQATFPNFETDVLNEHNKFRALHVDTVPLTWSDTLATYAQNYADQYDCSGILTHSDGPYGENLALGYTDTGAVDAWYGEISKYNYSDPGFSSSTGHFTQVVWKSSTQIGCGYKYCGTTWNNYVICSYNPPGNYLGEFAEEVEPLISTISSSSSLSSSTSSSSSTPAASSKISATSFSSVPTVAQGYTMLISSEISGSSKATSINPAKTAIASSSAAFTSSARATSSSKSLSALSSLTSASAPSDATSSGIALSSTASSSASSSAISTVTASSSSASSSASSTVAASSSSASSSASSTVAASSSSASSSASSTVAASSSSASSSASSTVAASSSSASSSASSTVAASSSSASSSASSTVAASSSSALSSAISTVAASSSSASSSASSTVAALSSTTSPTSSSGLTSSSANSVRFANTTRSSAGSTASMSASSSSLTIDATITSSSKKTTTSASEPVSSITSATNAAQYATRSEASSEDAAAPASRSSHTSLDSTATTHGTIVGAGLAIDSASLVTGATKASEAAVRSGASSEALTSVTTSASSSASNVISSGTHSENAPELASRVSYAAEYATIPTPSSATSSSTSASASGDAVNSSSIFEVASATTENSSTDTSTGTADATTTLASAADTSRSSIVTTKLASTDDAASSSSAISTDAAKNADRYKSSSATASVDGSSTTSASTPNITTATGTSKSAYSSAPHSTGTNIDFTVSTVTTTENKLVTNTLTASCSTNSSPAISSATTTEKTLVTNTITTSCSTLSGATTRTSDVTMSSLKTNPAVQTTSSSSITTILPENDDSAFSAIFTSANAATIVNPGKTSSTASHLNTSEKPNETASAKFTSNEDRATTTTTSQENDAASYAKPSSPITGTVITSSNNARSTTNQPKGSISHQTTSSIYTQLKHGTSTTAQLSAYEGAAAPASVFQCNHLPGTITAFVVAILFAF; encoded by the coding sequence ATGCTGAAGTTTCCAATATCGGTTCTCTTGGGCTGTCTGATGGCTGCCAAGGCTCAAGCCACGTTCCCCAACTTCGAGACCGACGTCCTGAACGAACATAACAAGTTCAGGGCGCTGCACGTTGACACGGTGCCGCTGACCTGGTCGGACACCCTGGCCACGTACGCGCAGAACTACGCCGACCAGTACGATTGCTCGGGCATCTTGACGCATTCCGATGGTCCATACGGTGAGAACCTTGCACTGGGTTACACAGACACGGGAGCCGTGGATGCCTGGTATGGGGAGATAAGCAAGTACAACTATTCGGATCCTGGGTTTTCTTCCTCCACGGGCCACTTTACCCAGGTCGTTTGGAAGTCCAGCACCCAGATTGGGTGTGGCTACAAGTATTGCGGCACCACATGGAACAACTATGTGATCTGCTCCTACAACCCTCCCGGAAATTACTTGGGTGAGTTTGCCGAGGAAGTGGAACCGCTTATAAGTACTATATCCTCGTCCTCGTCGTTGTCCTCGTCCACGtcctcttcttcgtccACTCCCGCTGCGTCATCTAAAATCTCTGCGACCTCGTTCAGTAGCGTGCCCACTGTAGCGCAGGGATATACAATGTTGATATCCTCCGAGATTAGTGGCTCTTCGAAAGCAACTAGCATAAACCCTGCCAAGACTGCCATTGCGTCCTCCTCTGCGGCGTTTACCAGTAGCGCAAGAGCAACTAGCTCCTCCAAGTCCTTGTCTGCTTTAAGTTCCTTGACAAGCGCCAGCGCCCCCTCTGATGCTACTTCTTCCGGTATTGCCTTGTCGAGTACCGCCTCCAGCAGTGCTTCGTCGAGCGCCATCTCCACAGTCACAGCTTCCTCCAGCAGTGCTTCATCGAGTGCTTCCTCCACAGTCGCCGCTTCCTCCAGCAGTGCTTCATCGAGTGCTTCCTCCACAGTCGCCGCTTCCTCCAGCAGTGCTTCATCGAGTGCTTCCTCCACAGTCGCCGCTTCCTCCAGCAGTGCTTCATCGAGTGCTTCCTCCACAGTCGCCGCTTCCTCCAGCAGTGCTTCATCGAGTGCTTCCTCCACAGTCGCCGCTTCCTCCAGCAGTGCTTCATCGAGTGCTTCCTCCACAGTCGCCGCTTCCTCCAGCAGTGCTTTGTCGAGCGCCATCTCCACAGTCGCAGCTTCCTCAAGCAGTGCTTCCTCGAGTGCTTCCTCCACGGTTGCTGCATTATCGAGCACTACTTCCCCTACGAGTTCTAGCGGCTTGACCTCCAGTTCGGCCAATTCTGTCAGGTTTGCCAACACAACCAGATCTTCTGCTGGGAGCACCGCCTCTATGTCCGCGTCATCTTCGTCTTTGACTATTGATGCCACCATTACCAGCTCTTCTAAGAAGACCACAACCTCGGCTTCCGAGCCCGTAAGCTCAATTACCAGTGCTACAAATGCTGCTCAATACGCGACCAGATCTGAAGCATCCTCAGAGGATGCCGCCGCTCCTGCTTCACGTTCCTCACACACTTCCTTGGACTCCACCGCTACCACTCATGGCACCATTGTAGGTGCTGGTTTGGCTATCGATTCTGCCAGCCTGGTTACCGGCGCAACCAAAGCGTCTGAGGCTGCCGTTAGATCTGGAGCTTCTTCGGAGGCCCTCACTTCGGTGACCACTTCCGCTTCAAGCTCGGCCAGCAATGTCATTTCCAGCGGCACCCATTCAGAAAATGCCCCGGAGTTGGCCTCCAGAGTGTCATATGCCGCCGAATACGCAACCATACCTACACCCTCCTCCGCAACTTCCTCTTCAACCTCAGCCTCAGCCTCAGGCGATGCAGTAAATTCGTCTAGCATCTTCGAAGTTGCCTCTGCTACCACAGAAAATTCAAGCACCGACACTTCAACGGGCACCGCAGATGCTACTACGACCTTGGCCTCTGCTGCTGACACCTCTAGGAGCTCAATTGTCACAACAAAGTTGGCTTCTACAGACGACGCTGCCAGCTCATCTAGTGCCATTTCCACCGATGCCGCTAAAAACGCCGACAGATACAAATCTTCTTCCGCGACAGCGTCTGTGGATGGCTCAAGTACTACCAGTGCTTCTACTCCTAATATCACAACGGCTACAGGCACCTCTAAGAGCGCTTATTCAAGCGCACCACACTCTACTGGTACGAACATCGATTTCACGGTTTCCACCGTCACAACTACCGAAAACAAGCTAGTCACCAACACCCTTACAGCTTCCTGCAGTACGAACAGTAGTCCAGCCATATCCTCTGCCACCACCACGGAAAAGACGCTGGTGACCAACACTATTACCACTTCTTGTAGCACTCTGAGCGGCGCCACAACACGGACCAGTGACGTAACTATGTCTTCTCTCAAAACTAACCCTGCAGTCCAAACTACTTCGTCTTCCTCTATAACCACTATTTTGCCAGAAAACGATGATTCTGCCTTTTCCGCCATCTTCACCAGTGCCAACGCCGCAACTATTGTCAACCCCGGAAAAACATCTTCTACAGCTAGCCATCTCAACACATCTGAAAAGCCAAACGAAACCGCTTCCGCTAAATTCACTTCAAACGAAGACAGAGCCACCACAACGACCACCAGCCAAGAAAACGATGCTGCATCGTACGCCAAGCCATCCAGTCCAATTACCGGCACAGTAATAACCAGTAGCAACAATGCTCGTTCCACCACTAATCAGCCAAAGGGCTCCATCTCACATCAGACTACTTCATCGATCTACACTCAACTAAAACACGGCACATCAACTACCGCACAATTGTCGGCATACGAAGGTGCAGCAGCACCCGCATCTGTTTTCCAGTGCAACCATCTGCCAGGAACGATTACCGCATTCGTCGTAGCCATCCTGTTCGCCTTCTAG
- the NET1 gene encoding Net1p (similar to Saccharomyces cerevisiae NET1 (YJL076W) and TOF2 (YKR010C); ancestral locus Anc_1.294): protein MYKLQVVLVPPSLQATTPIQFGYGPTIAESSQLLPNRTSIAQSAGDASLQYANLRSANASFSPNYFNQPRYKKFLLFTKPTSTLLNLSDEIIDKCEKMYPSLQEDIEILSLQDNSGCDLDPDFLIKDVFNVNNVVRVILKNEIDLDDTAPVSLYRSVKRSKLNNGSPHSVQLQQQIPASSGVLRIAKKRPPTATTATTSTTIRSAINGSMRISTPLARQIYPPPSSKIMSNNSDDEDEDVGERSFLPPPTQPQSPPIRISSGIDAGKKIKSSIIEEDIVSRSETVDPDKSKQQRLLSGTPIMSTMTPNRVTLTGQRVVSEHAQKNELVFSASASSSSSFANAGAAALTVQDSNRKPSVTTPRITSGMLRIPEPRISEIEKELKEGPSSPASVLPAKGAKIPMKKPYLENGENYESDESSSSENQETPETEPHSKASLQRSQSSIADNNGSPVKNSPLGDVMPHNVHLAELPKAGGTAITKFSHGESSKKQQGHQPPRKSSLETIVEKKSQTEPSATVEPRRMTNFSDGRQGRENGNSNDKLSQKENLPTIAHSIQPILASSNKPTGKENPLGSKVNVNGHTPKEADAIVSDAVEDDDDDDEADTTVRIVPQDSDSSSFPKSELFKMIEGDGTDLPQWFKGKNSRRIFGSGNSKNSKPYTTVLNKDIDNSKPDPRNILPQRTARSAAKRAAQLLAGAKKNETPGKVPEDSSSAGSTDNESESGIETDVSSEDDLKKKKNLPLPNDGPKNISLHSLKGSVVPLTDAKVNNSKEAVEETNNKRPSVKTPQNKIEPAPKTSEISVTHIKISEQMAKSFYPNSNKKQNERTKPQTQDAPQAISSAVSNTPPAATKASASSTEKVNNKTVKPKTKNLAIQPDNQSKEISPKTTESKSANTDGVKDSGSKVEKKADESKAAERTTATTFGAGDSNTLKEGTALKGKLLNQNKVNIVSNLKEGRPKPAKPSANDKLKDLKAKFTNSKTFVPPGIISNEKNDSSLSNDDSESSGSSTEDESSSSSSSSDGETSTSRKARRVVVNTPREPVRSSSSKVEVHPSSLNQTNNATPNKVPVTQLMDMSSPPSVRSKTPSNPSSILHDLPRKVRPSLSSLSDLVSRGIPDVKEKTSRSTGKSQPKATSSSEDEASPGAGSDSSSDSVSDSSSSSSGSDLDSDDSGDSSDDGKSFISAKSASAALGKKKKPSGGFASLIKDFKKK from the coding sequence ATGTACAAGCTACAAGTGGTCTTGGTGCCTCCGAGTCTTCAGGCGACGACGCCAATACAGTTTGGTTACGGACCCACCATCGCCGAGTCTTCTCAATTGCTGCCCAATAGAACTAGCATTGCGCAAAGCGCTGGGGACGCCTCTCTGCAGTATGCCAACTTGAGATCTGCCAACGCGAGTTTCTCCCCAAACTATTTTAATCAGCCAAGATACAAGaagtttcttctgtttACCAAACCAACAAGCACCCTATTAAATCTGAGTGACGAGATCATTGATAAGTGCGAGAAAATGTACCCAAGTCTGCAGGAGGACATCGAGATTTTGAGTTTGCAGGACAACAGCGGCTGTGATCTAGACCCGGATTTCCTAATAAAGGACGTTTTCAACGTCAATAACGTCGTGAGAgttatcttgaaaaatgaaattgatcTGGATGATACGGCACCAGTGTCGCTTTACAGGTCGGTGAAGCGATCTAAATTGAACAATGGATCGCCTCACTCAGTGCAGTTGCAACAACAGATTCCCGCCTCTTCCGGTGTCCTCAGAAtcgcaaaaaaaaggccCCCAACAGCAACCACCGCCACGACGTCAACGACCATTCGCAGCGCCATTAATGGGTCTATGAGGATTTCCACACCTTTAGCTAGGCAAATATATCCTCCACCTTCTTCGAAGATCATGTCCAACAATTCGGAcgacgaagacgaagacgTTGGCGAGAGATCCTTCTTGCCGCCTCCGACACAGCCTCAGTCACCACCCATCAGAATTAGTTCGGGCATTGACGCtggtaaaaaaattaaatcaAGCATTATCGAGGAAGATATCGTATCTAGATCGGAAACCGTGGATCCGGACAAGTCAAAACAGCAACGTCTATTGTCCGGAACCCCCATAATGTCGACCATGACCCCCAACAGAGTCACTTTGACCGGACAAAGGGTGGTGTCTGAACATGCGCAGAAGAACGAATTGgttttttcagcttcagcatcctcttcttcttcctttgcTAATGCCGGCGCCGCGGCCCTTACAGTCCAGGACTCAAACAGGAAGCCATCTGTTACTACCCCAAGAATAACATCAGGAATGTTAAGAATCCCTGAGCCAAGAATCTCagagattgaaaaagaattaaagGAGGGTCCTTCCAGTCCTGCTTCCGTCCTGCCCGCCAAAGGTGCAAAAATCCCAATGAAGAAACCTTATTTGGAGAACGGTGAGAACTATGAGTCAGACGAAAGCTCAAGTAGCGAAAACCAAGAAACTCCCGAAACGGAACCCCATTCAAAAGCTTCCTTGCAACGTAGCCAAAGTTCAATTGCAGATAATAACGGCTCTCCCGTGAAAAACAGCCCTTTGGGTGATGTCATGCCACATAATGTTCATCTAGCGGAGCTTCCTAAGGCAGGTGGTACTGCCATCACCAAATTTTCGCACGGCGAATCCTccaaaaaacaacaagGGCATCAGCCACCGAGAAAAAGCTCACTGGAAACTatagtggaaaaaaaatcacagACGGAACCTTCTGCTACAGTGGAACCGAGAAGAATGACTAATTTCTCAGATGGCCGTCAAGGAAGGGAAAACGGCAATTCGAATGATAAGCTTTCGCAAAAGGAAAACCTGCCAACAATTGCTCATAGTATCCAACCAATACTTGCATCGTCCAACAAGCCTACTGGGAAAGAGAACCCACTGGGTAGCAAAGTCAATGTAAATGGACACACTCCAAAAGAAGCAGACGCTATCGTCAGCGACGCCGttgaagacgatgatgatgatgatgaagcaGACACTACCGTTCGTATTGTTCCTCAAGATTCCGATTCCTCCAGCTTCCCAAAATCAGAGcttttcaagatgataGAAGGTGACGGTACAGATCTTCCGCAATGGTTTAAAGGCAAAAATTCgagaagaatttttggTTCAGGTAATTCCAAGAATTCAAAGCCTTACACCACGGTTTTAAATAAAGACATAGACAATTCCAAACCAGATCCAAGAAATATTCTCCCTCAAAGAACTGCAAGAAGCGCGGCTAAGAGGGCAGCCCAATTATTAGCAGGAGCCAAGAAAAACGAGACACCAGGGAAAGTACCTGAAGACTCAAGTTCTGCAGGATCTACGGACAATGAATCGGAAAGTGGCATTGAAACAGACGTGTCATCAGAGGATgatctcaaaaaaaagaaaaatctacCATTGCCTAATGATGGGCCCAAAAACATCTCTTTGCATTCATTGAAAGGTAGCGTTGTCCCGCTGACAGATGCAAAGGTAAATAATAGTAAAGAAGCGgttgaagaaacaaataaCAAAAGGCCTAGTGTAAAAACTCCCCAGAATAAAATTGAGCCTGCCCCGAAGACAAGCGAGATTTCTGTAACCCATATTAAAATTAGTGAACAAATGGCCAAGAGCTTTTACCCAAATTCGaataagaaacaaaatgaaCGTACAAAGCCGCAAACTCAGGATGCACCACAGGCGATATCTTCTGCTGTTAGCAATACCCCTCCTGCAGCTACGAAGGCAAGCGCTTCTTCGACGGAAAAGGTAAATAACAAAACTGTGAAGCCCAAAACTAAGAATCTAGCCATACAACCCGATAATCAAAGCAAGGAAATATCTCCAAAGACAACAGAATCGAAAAGCGCAAATACTGATGGAGTTAAAGACTCAGGATCTaaagtggaaaagaaagcagaTGAATCCAAAGCAGCAGAAAGGACAACTGCTACCACATTCGGGGCCGGTGATTCAAACACGTTGAAGGAAGGTACAGCTTTGAAGGGCAAGCTTTTGAATCAGAATAAGGTGAATATTGTCAGCAACTTGAAAGAAGGCAGGCCCAAACCTGCTAAACCCAGTGCAAATGATaaattgaaggatttgAAGGCCAAATTTACCAACAGTAAAACGTTTGTGCCACCTGGTATAATTTctaatgaaaagaatgacTCTAGTTTAAGCAATGATGATTCTGAATCTTCTGGTTCCTCCACGGAAGACGAGTCCAGTTCgtcctcttcatcttctgatGGAGAAACTTCAACATCCAGAAAGGCCAGAAGAGTTGTTGTAAATACACCAAGAGAACCAGTCAGATCGTCATCATCCAAAGTTGAAGTTCATCCTTCATCTTTGAACCAAACAAACAACGCTACACCTAATAAGGTTCCAGTTACACAATTAATGGACATGTCGTCTCCGCCATCCGTAAGATCGAAGACCCCTTCAAACCCTTCTAGTATTCTTCATGATCTGCCAAGAAAAGTACGTCCTTCTTTGAGTTCATTATCTGATCTTGTTTCAAGGGGAATCCCGGACgtgaaggaaaaaactTCCAGATCAACTGGTAAATCACAACCAAAAGCTACTTCAAGTAGTGAAGATGAAGCGAGTCCCGGCGCAGGCTCTGATTCCAGCTCAGATTCCGTCTCTGACTCCAGCTCGAGTTCTAGTGGCTCTGATTTAGACTCAGACGACTCGGGTGATTCTTCAGACGATGGGAAAAGCTTCATCAGTGCAAAGTCTGCTAGTGCTGCTTTaggcaagaaaaagaaaccaagTGGTGGATTTGCATCCTTAATaaaagatttcaagaaaaaatga